In Deinococcus radiotolerans, the genomic stretch TGGAAATGTACTTCGGTCCGCAGGGCGAACCGAACTGGTGCCTGACGCACAAGATTCCCCTGCACGACAGCGCCGGGAACGTGGTGGGCCTGATCGGCATGTCCCGCGACGTGCCCGCAGGCATCGAGCGGCACGAGGACTTCGCGCGGGTCGCGCAGGCCCTGCGGTACATGCACGGGCATTTCGGCCAGCCGCTCCGCATGCCGGCCCTGGCGGCGCGCGCCGGTCTATCAGCGGACAGTTTCGAGCGGCTGATGCGCCGCGTGTGCCACATGACGCCCCAGCAGGTGCTGATCAGGATCCGGCTGGACGCCGCGCTGCGCCTGCTGCGCGACCCGGCCCACTCCATCTCCGACATCGCGCACACCTGCGGCTACAGCGACCACAGCGCCTTCACCCGAAAATTCCGCGCCGTCACCGGAATCAGCCCGCAACGCTACCGGGAACGGATGCTCAAGCCCCAGCCGCCTCCAGGGTCTGGTGGGGCAGACACGGACGACCGCCCGGGCGTCCCGGCTGCGCCTCCCTGAGTTCAAACAGGCGAGCCCGCGCGGCAGACCCGGACCGCAGGGCCCGACGGACACACCTGACTCCGTGCGTGCGGAAAGACGGTCACAATGGACCGGCTTCAGGCGTGGCCACACTGACCCGGCAGCATCCGGCGCGCTCTGTGACGGCGGAGGCCGGGTGCTGGTTTCGCGGGGTGCCTGCCAGTCAGCTCGTCGGTGCTGGTGCAGTGTCAAGGCGTTGACAGTGGGCGGCCCGTCTGCCGATGGGTGGGTGATCTCACCACCGTGCCAACACTTAGACCATGTGCCCGGGAGGGCCTTCTCCCTGCGCCTCTGTCCGGCGGTGGCTGAGAGTCAAGCAGGGCTGAGCCGCCTCAGGGCTGTACCTGATCCCTGACCATCAGAACACGGCAGCGGGCAGCGTCTGCGGTGAGGTCAGCGTGTAATCCCGCACGGTGCCGTCGGTGTTCACGCTGTTGATGGTCTGCACCACCGCGTTCCAGCCGGGCTTCAGGTTCAGGTTGGCCTTGATGACGTACGTGGGGCAGGCCAGCGTTCCGGTGACAGTGAAGGCCGTAGAGGCGTAAAAACGCTGGATGAAGTAATCGCCCGCTTTCGTGGTTCCGGTGAAGCCGGGGTTGTTCTGCACGAGTCCTCGGGTGATCACGGTGTTGGTGGTCGCGTTGTCCAGCAGGTAGTACTTGAAGCCGT encodes the following:
- a CDS encoding AraC family transcriptional regulator, coding for MDDPREWLRPAPDGSWPLEALLDGAPDLIFFVKDLHGRYVSVNDTLRRRSGAPHKQAVLGRTAAEVFTGDPGRRFNEQDVQAVRDGRELRDVLEMYFGPQGEPNWCLTHKIPLHDSAGNVVGLIGMSRDVPAGIERHEDFARVAQALRYMHGHFGQPLRMPALAARAGLSADSFERLMRRVCHMTPQQVLIRIRLDAALRLLRDPAHSISDIAHTCGYSDHSAFTRKFRAVTGISPQRYRERMLKPQPPPGSGGADTDDRPGVPAAPP